The following coding sequences lie in one Arabidopsis thaliana chromosome 3, partial sequence genomic window:
- the LCR47 gene encoding low-molecular-weight cysteine-rich 47 (low-molecular-weight cysteine-rich 47 (LCR47); LOCATED IN: endomembrane system; BEST Arabidopsis thaliana protein match is: Protein of unknown function (PD694200) (TAIR:AT2G24693.1); Has 30201 Blast hits to 17322 proteins in 780 species: Archae - 12; Bacteria - 1396; Metazoa - 17338; Fungi - 3422; Plants - 5037; Viruses - 0; Other Eukaryotes - 2996 (source: NCBI BLink).) produces METKKISYFLLPSLMIVALIFQPMCSAFTIAEPYIHPCMKGFCSFKSECANKCIFMGHHKGGDCIGGLDGIYCCCLA; encoded by the exons ATGGAAACgaaaaaaatctcatattttctATTACCTTCGTTGATGATAGTTGCTCTCATCTTTCAGCCTATGTGTTCAG CTTTCACGATAGCTGAACCCTATATCCACCCATGTATGAAGGGATTTTGTAGTTTCAAATCAGAATGCGCTAACAAATGCATATTTATGGGGCATCACAAAGGAGGAGATTGTATTGGAGGTTTAGATGgcatatattgttgttgtttagcATAA